Genomic DNA from Alphaproteobacteria bacterium PA2:
GGTCCTGGCCTTCCAGGCCTTCGCCGAGACTCCCGCCGATCTATGCCTGGTTGAGGTCGGTCTGGGCGGCCGGTTCGACGCCACCAACATCTTCGACGCCCCGGCGGTCAGCGTCATCACCCCGGTGGACTATGATCATCTGGAAATGCTGGGTCCCGAGCTTTCAAAGATCGCCTGGGAAAAGGCCGGAATCATCAAGGCCGGTCGGCCGGTGGTGGTCGCCCGCCAGATGGAAGAGGGCGAAGCCGTCATCCTGGCTGAGGCGGAGTCCCTGAATGCGCCCCTCAGCCTCATGGGCCGGGACTTCGACGCCTGGGAGGCCAATGGCCGCCTTCTGGTCCAACTGGAGGACCGCCTCCTGGACCTGCCCAGGCCCAGCCTGGCCGGCGCGCATCAATTCGCCAATGCCGGTCTGGCCGTCGCGGCGATCGCCGCCCTCAATGATCCTCGGATCGACGATGACGCCTTTGCCACGGGGGTAGCTTCCGCCGTCTGGCCAGCCAGGTTCCAGAGGTTGACGGCAGGGCCCCTGGCGGACATGGCCAGGGCGCGGGGCGCAGATGTCTGGCTGGATGGCGGTCACAATCCCCATGCCGGTGTGGCTTTGGCCGAAGCGGCCGGCCGGCTGGTGGCGCGGGACCCGAGGCCCCTGGTGCTGATCAGCGCCATGTTCGCTCGCAAGGACGCCCGCGGCTTCTTCGCGCCCTTTGCGCCCCTTGGGCCCAGGGTGATCTCGACCACCTTCGACTCAGAGACCGCGGCGAGCGCCGCTGAGATTGACGAGGCGGCGCGGGCGGCTGGACTTCAGTCCGAGGCAGCGCCCAATGTGACTGAGGCGCTGGAGCGCGCCCTTTCGGTCGACGGTCCAGCGCCCCATGTCCTGATTTGCGGCGGGCTGCATTTCGCCGGCGAGGTCCTCGCCATGAGCGAGGAGACCTGGCCCGCCTGATCTGAAAGGTCAGATCAGATTCCGGCTTCGTTCAGCCACTCGACGATCTTCTGCTTGGGCATGGCGCCCACCTTCATGGAGGCCATCTGGCCGTCCTTGAACAGCATCATGGTCGGAATGCCGCGCACGCCATAGCGGGAGGGTGTGGAAGGGCTGTCTTCGATGTTGAGCTTGACCACAGTCACCTGTTCGCCAAGTTCCTCGGAGATCTGCTCCAGGGCCGGGGCGATCTGCTTGCAGGGGCCGCACCATTCGGCCCAGAAGTCGACCAGAACTGGCTTGCTGGATTGAAGGACGTCCTTTTCGAAGGATTCGTCGGTGGTCGCGACCGTGCTCATGAAGCGCTCCTTGTGACGCCGACTCGCATCATGCGGCGGCGATGGCTTAACCTGCATATGGGCGACTTAACGGTCGGTATCAACCTTCAGCCCCCAGCCGGGCCAGGGTCTGAGCGATCAGATTTTCTGGAATGGGCATGAGTTTGGGACCGTCCGTCCAGACCAGGGCGGCCTCCACCCTGTGATCGGGGAAGATTTCCGACAATACCCCGACATAAAGGGCCATCTGCCGGAGATAGGCGGGATCGGCGTCCTCGATGATGTCCGGAGATGGGCGGTTGGTCTTGAAATCCACCACCAGCACCCGATCAGGCAGGACCACCAGCCGGTCCAGGCGTCCGGAAATGTTCAGGCCTTCCGGCAAGCGTGCGCCAGACCCTGCCAGGGTGACTTCCGGCCGGCTGCCCGGACCAAAGACGTCAGTAAAGCGGTCGTCGTTGAGCACGCCCAGGGCTGCGCCGATCATTTCAGCCTTCTGGGCGTCAGTCAGGTCGGGCTCCCGGTCCAGCAGCCTCCCGGCCGCCGCCGCGCGGGACTCCGGTGGCAGATCCGGCAGGACCTGAAGCAGCTTGTGGATCAGGTCGCCCCGGCGGAACCGGCCCAGCCCCGCCATTCCTGAAAGGGGAGAGGCGGCGGGCCTGATCGTCCCGTCACCCAGATCCGAGGGCGAGGCGTAGCGGGCGAAGGCCTCCTGCGCCGGGGCCGTTGACGCCCAGTCCGGCTGGCTGCCCAACGAAGCCTCCACTAAGACGCCCGACGCGCCCTGGAGGGGATCAGGTCCAAACCGGCTGTAGCCGAAGGTCTCGCCCTCGATCCGCCGCACATGGGGCGCGACCTCGGAATGGGCGAAGCCCTCCCGCAGGGCGCCCCACCAGCCCTTGATATTCTCTTTCTTCCCTGTGGCGCCTATGCGGCCACACAGGACGAGCCGGTCCCGGGCGCGGGTCAGGCCCACATAGAGCAGGCGATAGATTTCTTCGGCTTCCTTCCGCTCACGCCGCTCATGGGCGGCGCGGGAGGCCTCGCAGCCCTGCTTCTTCGATCTGGACCACAGGAAGCCGCCATCTTCGGTCTGCAGCAGGGGCGAGCCCTTGCCGGTGGCGCCCAGGGTGGTTTCGGGCAGGAAGACGATGGGCGCCTCAAGGCCCTTGGCGCCATGGGCGGTCATGACCCGCACCTCCTGGCGCTGGTCCTCCATCTCACGCTTGACCGTGATGTCCAGGCTGACCAGGGCGGCGGCGAGGCTCTCCAGGTCGAGCAGGCCGCGACCCTCGGCGGCCAGGACCTGGGCGAGGAACTCCTCTAGGGCGTCTTCGGCTTCCGAACCCAGGCGGCGGACCAGCCTTGCCCTCTGGGTGCGCCCGGTGGCGTCGCGCAGGGACAGGCACCGGGCGAAGAATTCAAAGGGCCGCTGGCTGGCGGCCTGTTGGGCGGCCTGGAGGAAGTCCACCGCTGAACGCCAGTCAGGCGCCTCATCAGCCCGTTGAACCAGCCGGTCCCAGAGGTTCTGCGTCTCTGTCCTGGTGCTGCGACCGTGGGCCAGGTTGAAAAGGCTCTGATCACTGACATCGCAGAACGGGCTGCGCAGAAGGGCGGCCAGGGTCAGCTCATCCCGCGGGAAGAGGACAAACCGCGCCAGGGCCAGAAGGTCATCAAACAGTATGTGTTCCGACAGGGCCAGGCGATCGGCGCCCGCCACCGGCGCCTTCCGGTGCTTCAGGGCCCGCAGTATGTCCTCGAACAGGGCCTTGCGCCGCCGGACCAGGATCAGGACGTCGCCAAAATGGGCCGGACGCATCTTGCCGGACTTCTTGTCGAGGACCTGATCGCCCCGTTTCACCAGATCGACGATCTCGTCTGCTATGCGCTCGGCCAGCCGGCGGTTGGCGGATTGCTCGGACTCCAGGTCGAGGGGCGCCGTCCAGGCCTCCCGCTCTTCACTGGGGGCCTCCTCCACGAGATCCCACAGGTCGACGCAACCTTCGTCGGTCCGCACAGCCTCATGCCGGATGGGCTCGAGGACACCCTGCTCATCCCGGCGGGGCAGGATGGCGGCGGCCAGATCCTCTGCGGCGAAGGCGGCGTCCACAAAGTTCAGGATCCTTGTGGCCGATCGCCAGGAGGCCAGCAGGTCGACCCTTTCGAAGGCCTGACCGGCGCCGGTCGCCCGCTTCCTGTGGTGGTCGAATTCCTGGACCAGGATTTCCGGCGCGGCGCCCTGGAAGGAATAGATGGACTGCTTCTCATCGCCCACCACGAACATGTTGCGGGCCAGGTCATTGGACCGCTCGCGGCCTTCGCCGGAGAAAAACTCCTCGGTCAGGGCGCGGATGATCCTCCACTGGTCGGGCGCCGTGTCCTGGGCCTCGTCCACCAGTATGTGATTGATCCCGCCGTCCAGCTTGAACAGCACCCAGGCGGCCTGCGGGGCGTTGGCGGTGAGCTCGACGGCCTTTTCGATGAGGTCGGCGAAGTCCAGCCGGCCAGCCAGCTCCTTCTCGACCCTGTAGGCCTCAAGATAAGCCCTGGCGAGGGCGAGGGCGTAGAGCGTATCGGTCGCCACTTCGATGGCGCGCACCTGTTCGCGGAGCGCTTCCAGCTGATCCTGTTCGTGCATCAGGGCCATATGAACCGGCGGCGAGGCCTTGAGGGCCTTGACGTCCGCAACCCATTTGACCGGCGTACCCTCGCCCTTTTCGGTGAAGAACAGGGCTTTCAGGTCGTCATAGGACAGGTCCGGCGCCGCAAGTATCGCCCTCAGGGCCTTGGACCTGCCGATATCAGTCGGTGTTCCCACGGCAAGGCAGTCGGCGGCGTCGCTCAGCGTCCTGCGGTTGACCCGCCCCATGGCCGCGCTGATGGTCTCGTCCAAATCCGCACCGCTGTCAGGAAGGTCGCATGTGGCCCAGACATGGGTCTCGACGGCGCCCCAGTCCCCTGTGGTTTCGAAGTATCGCCTGAGGCCGCCCCTCTGGGCTTCAAAGGCCTTGAACATGTCCTCGAAGGCCTGGAAGTCCAGGGCGACGGAGAACCGGGCATAGGCCTCGGCCAGGACGCCTTCGCCCTTCATGGCGTGGCTGGCGACAGCCCGTCTGGCGGCGGCCGCGACCGCCGCGGCGGCGCTGTCGTCCAGGACCTGGAAGCTGGGTGATACACCCGCCTCCAGCGGAAACCGCCGCAGCAGCTTTTCGCAGAAGGCGTGGATGGTCTGGATCTTGAGACCGCCCGGGGTCTCAAGGGCACGGGCGAACAGGGCGCGGGCCTTGGACAGGCGCCCGTCGTCATAGGCGGCCTCGTCGCGCCCCTCCAGGTTTCCCAGGGCCTTGGCGAGGGCCTTGCCTTCCAGCACTGACCATCCGCCCAGCAGGTCGTAGAGCCGCCCCTGCATTTCCGCGGCTGCGGCCTTGGTATAGGTGACGCAGAGAATGGTCTCGGGCTCTGCCCCGGCCAGCAGAAGGCGGGCCACCCGGTCGATCAGGGTCTTGGTCTTGCCAGACCCGGCATTGGCCGTGACGAAGGCCGAAATATTGGGGTCCGCTGCGCGGCTCTGTGCATCAGGCGCCCGGATCATTCCTCGGACTCCTCGCCGCTGGTGGACCATTCGAACACCCGGGCCAGGTGGTCATAGTCTCCGGGATAGCCCTTGGCGAATTGCGGCGCGGTCTTGGACGGATAGCCGCGCAGGGGGTCGTCATACTGGGCGATCAGATCCGCCAGGCCTGCCAGAGCCTTGTCAGCCGCGGCTTCGGGACCTTCCTTCTCGCAGCGGGCATCTTCGACTCCGGCTGGCTTGCGCCCGGTGACCTTCACGTAGAGCAGTTCGCCGGGACGGGGTCGGCCAAGATCCTTGAACCCGCCCCGGGCCAGTATGGCGGCGGTGAGGGTCAGCTGGGGCGAGAAGCCGGTCCTGACCTGCTTTTCGCTGGGGGGTGCGCCAGTCTTGTAGTCCAGTATGTGGCTCAGACCCTCAGGGTCGATCTCGATCCGGTCGGATTTGGCCGTCAGGACGAAGTCGCCCCCGGGCCAGGGCATGGACAGTTCGCCATAGAGCTCCACATGAATGGCGCGGCCATCAGCCCGGCGGCGACGCTCGAAGTCTTCCACCCACCTGGCCATTTCCTGCGCCAGGGCATGTTCGCGCACCATGGCGTCCGGGGGCATGCCCTGATCCACCAGGGCCTGGATGTAGAAGTCCTCGAACCGGGCTGCGGCGTCGACTGGCAGGTCAGAGGGATATTTCCTGACAAAGTCCTCGAAGGCCTTGTGAATGGCTGTCCCCCGGGCCCGGACATCCACGGCCTCATCTGGTCGTTCCAGCGGATAAAGCCGCAGAATGTCCCGGGCCCAGACGGAATAGGGATCCCTGGTGAGGGCCTCGACCCGGGTCACCGCCATACGCCGGGGGCGCGCCTCTACCGGCGGAATGGGGGCGGGGCGGGAAGCCGGTTCATACTTGCCGGGGTCGTCGAGGCCCCTCGCCCAGTCCAGTACATCGGGGCGGCCCGCTATTGTCAGGCCTGCGCCCCTGGCCAGGGTTTCCAGACGCCAGAGCCAGCGCGACTTGATGGAGGGTGAGCCCTCCCGGCGTTCGGTGTGCAGCAGGACCACATCGGGGGCGCAGGCGGCCTGGGCGAAGTCGTGGGCGGCAAGGCCGATCCGCCGCTCGGGCGGCGGCAGGCCCAGGGTCTTGCGCATGGGCCGCGACAGGAAGGGATCCACGGGCGCGCCCTGCGGCCAGACGCCTTCCTCGAGACCGGCGACGATCAGACGATCCGCCCGGATCAGCCGGGCCTCGATGGCGCCCAGTATGCGCAGGCGGGGATGGCTGGCGCCGCCGGCCCGCACAGTCTCGCCGGCCACAAGCTTGCGGAAGAGTTCATTGAAGCTGCGGGGGGTGACGGCGGGAAGGGCGGCGGACTCTTCCATCAGGCCAGCCAGGAGGCGCGACAGGGCCTCGCCGCCAAGGCCGGACCAGAGATGATCCGAGGACCCATCCGGACCTCTGGCAAGGGCCTCAAGGGCTTCAGCGGTGATACGGGCCAGGGCGGCGGCCGTCTGGTCCCCGTCTCCCGCCCGGGGCAGGACGGCGCAGAGGCGGTTCAGAAGATTGGTGGGCGCGGCAGGATCCAGCCTGTCCTTGGCCATGTTCGTCTTCAGTCGGGCGGTCAGCTGATCCCAGCCCGCGGACCGGGCGCCGCGCAGGCCATGGCGTTCCGCCTGCTCCCTCGCTGACTCCAGGGCCTCGGCGTCAAGGCCCAGGCGGACCAGGGGGTGCTTGAGTATGGCCAGCAGGCGCACGGGGTCGAGGGGATCAATCAGGGTCTGGACCACCAGATCGGCCAGGACACCCACCGGGCAGCCCGCAAGGCTGAGGCCGGCCGAGGAGTCCGCCGATACGCCCCAGCGGGCCAGCTTGGCGCTGACCCGGCGGGCCAGGGCCTGGTCGGGTGAAACCAGGGCGGCGGTCTGTCCCGGGACTTCAAGGGCCTCCCGCAACAGGAGTGCCGCCACGGTGGCCGCTTCATCCTCGGTCCGGGCGCAGACCAGTGAAAGGCCGGCAAGGCCCTTTGCGATCGGATCAATGCCCGCGGCCTCCTTCTGATCGCGAATATCGCCAATGGCCTTGAGCCAGTCGGCCGTATCCTCGGCCGGTCGCAGGGCCTCATTGATGACCCGTCGCCGCCAGTGACCCAGGCCAAGTTCGGCTGACGATCCATGCCAGTTGAGGACATCCATCCGGGTAAGGCCGGCATCGGTGAGCAGGCGTTTCATGGCCCCTTGGGGATGCTGCTCCCCAACCCCGGTCCACGCCTTTTCCGACAGATTGTGATCAAGACCCGGCAGGACCACGGCGCCCTGCGGCGCCCGGGCGATGACCCTCAGCAGGGCGGCGGTCGCCTTGGCGGTTCCCGTGGATCCAGCTGCAACAAGCACGCCCTGGGGCGGTTCGCGATCCCACTTTTCGGCCAGGGCGTGGAGCAGGGCGACGCGGCGGGCGCTGATGTCCATGAGGCCCAGCTCGGCCAGCCGCCTCGGCCAGGACTCCAGGGCCATTTCCAGGAATTCCCGGGAGATCCGCCAGTGTTCGGCCATGTCGGCGGTGACCAGGTCGGCCAGACCCGCCGTGGCCGAAGCCTCCTCGATCTGCAGACTGTCCAGGAAGCCGCCCAGGGCGTCAGCGAATTCCAGGGCGGTCGGGGCGTCGAGTTTGCGGCCAAGGGCGCCTTCATGACGCTTCACCAGGCCCACCAGCTCGAACCTGCGTCGCAGGCCGCCAATGGAGGCCGGAAGGTCGACCGCCAGATCCCCAGGCTCGAAGGGCGCCTCGCCTTCGTCCAGGTCGCCCAAGGGCCGGATCTGCGGAGGCAGTATGGCCCGTCCGCCTGAAACGGTGACAAAGGCGTCGGCAAGGGCTCGCGCGCCGCGGCGGGTCGGCGTCAGGACAATGGCCTGGGACAGGGCCTCGGGCCCCTGATGGGCCAGGGCGTCATGAAGTCCCTGGGCCAGGTCCAGGACGAAGGGGCGGTGGGACGGAATGGAATACCAACCGGAGCCGGTGAAGGGACTGCTCACACGAGTCTGGCTTCCGCCGCCTCCCTGGCCTGTGGATCGCCAACATGCATCCAGAATGCGTCCATGGCGACGCCGAATATCCGACCCTCATCCTGAAGCCGCCACCAGACGGGCAGGATGGAAAAGGCGCCGTCTGGCGACCCGTCGAGGATCTGCGGCTTCATGATCTGGAAGCCGACATTGGCGAAGGGCGCCGGGCGGGCCTCGTCGGCGGAGTGGCGGATGCGGCCGTCGGCCTCCAGGAAGAAACCCCGGGGCCCCTCAAAGCCTATGCCCCGGCCCTTTGCCACCAGCAGGACCAGCAGATCCATCTTCGCAGGATCCCAGGCCGCCTTCATGGCCTCCAGGGGTGGGACCCCCTCGTCGATCCACAGGGAGTCGATATTGGCCACGAAGAAGGGCTCGTTCCCCAACAGGGGCAGGGCGTTCCTGATGCCGCCGCCGGAGTCCAGCAAGCCGGCCCGCTCATCGACGATCCGGATTTCCGGATGGGTCCGCTTGCCCAGGTGCTCGGTCATCTGGTCGGCGAAATGATGGATATTGACCACCGCGGTCTCGACGGCAGCTTCGGCCAGTCTGTCCAGCACGTGGTCGATCAGGGCCTTGCCGCCTACGGTCACCAGGGCTTTGGGACGGTCATCCGTCAGGGGCCGCATGCGCGAGCCTATGCCGGCCGCCAGGACCATGGCGGTCTTGATGGCGGTCATTGGCGGGCGTCTTGCGGGATATGGCGGTCGAACCAGGCCTTCAGGGCGGCAAGGTCCGGGTCAGCCAGGCAGCGGTCCAGATAGCCCCAGAGCCTGGGCATGAACTGGGCGTATCGGGGTTTGCCGTCCCGGGACACCAGTCGGGCGAAGATGCCGAGGATGCGGCTAATGTTGAGGGCGCCCAGGGCGTGGAAGTCGGCCAGATAGGCCTCGCGGTCGACCCTCGGGCGCAGCTGGAAATAGCGCTCCAGCACCCAGGTTTCCAGGTCGGGCGAAATATCCCGCCGCGCATCGTGCAGCAGCATGGACATGTCCCAGGCCGGGTGGGCGCGGACGGCGTCCTGGAAATCGATCAGACCCGCCCGGGAGGCGCCCCGCCGGTCCGGCAGCCAGATCAGATTTTCGGCGTGATAATCCCGATGGCAGAAGACGCTGGCCCCGGCGGCCGCCCTGGCGCGGATCGGGGTCCAGATCTCCTCCCAGGCCATGACGGCTTCGAGGCCGAGGCGGATCTGCGGGCGGAGCTTCGGCAGCCATTCCGGCAGGAGGTCGCCGGCGGTTTTCAGGGCCACCTCGTCATAGTCCAGCAGGGGCCAGGCTATGTCGCCGGCCGCCGTCAGCAACCGAGGAGCCGTGGCGTCATGCATCCGGGCCAGGGCGCTGACGGCCGACTCATAGAGCGGGGTTTCGACCTGCCCCCTGGCGATCATGGTGGCGAAGAGGTCGTCCCCCAGGTCTTCCAGAACGGCAAGGCCCGCCGGGGCGTCGTGGGCGATGATGTCAGGCGCCGACAGACCCTGGCTCCGCAGCCAGGCCGCCACGGCGATGAAGGCGTCGACCCGCCCGGCCGCCAGCCGCGCCATGGCGTTGTAGCCCAGGGCCTCACGCTGTTTGGGGTTGGCGTCCGGAGGACAGGGGGCGGTTTCAGCCGAGGGCGGCTGGTCCATGAAGATCAGGCTGGCGCCGCTCTCCAGGTGCAGGCGTTCATAGCGGCGGGTTGAGGCGTCGCCGCTGAGGACTTCCCGGCGCGCCTGATCAAGCCCGCTGGCGGTCAGGAATTGCGCCTTCTGCGTCTCACGATCCAAGGCCGCGTTCCTTCCAGCTTCCACAGGGGGTCAATCGCGCCCTTCGCGCATCGCCTTCCAGGGTGATGTCTATATCGAGTCGGTCGGCGGGGAGGCGACCCTCCAGGCGTTCCGGCCATTCTATGATCGCCACCCCGTCCTCAAGGGCCTCATCCAGGCCGATTTCATAGGCCTCATCGGGATCGGACAACCGGTAGAGGTCGAAGTGGGCGATAGGGAAATCCGGGCCGTCATAGGTCTGGATCAGGGTGAAGGTCGGACTGGGCACTTCCTCATCGGGCCGGGTCAGGGCGCGAACCAGGGCCCGGGCCAGGGTGGACTTCCCCGCACCCAGGGGGCCGTTCAGGCAGATGGCCTCACCGGCCCGGATCTCTGCGGCCAGGGCTGCGCCGAGGGCTGTGGTCGCGACCTCGTTGGCCAGGAAAATGTCCGCCGCCAGCTTCACGGGAAAGCCCGGTCCGGGTCCTGGGCGAGGGTCACGGCCACATGGGTCTTGAGCGCTTCGGTGGCGCTGGCCGCGTCCGGATCCAGGTCCCGCCAGTCGATCACCGGGCCCACATCGATGGAGAAGGCCCCGCCCCGTTTGTTCAGCAGCTCGTGGAACAGGGTGATGTCCCGCAGCTCGCCGGAGAAATGGTGGAAGAAGTGGAAGAGGGTCGACCAGGGTCCGCGCACATGCAGCGGCAGTATGGGCGCCTCAAACTTTCGGGCCAGGGAGGCCGCCGTGGTCATCCAGGGCGATTCGGCCAGCCGTCCATCCTTGCCCTGACGGGCCAGCTTCCCCGCCGGAAAGATCATCAGGGGCCGTTCTGCCTCCATGGCCTCCCGGGTCATGGTGAGGGTCAGGCGGGTGCGATC
This window encodes:
- a CDS encoding bifunctional folylpolyglutamate synthase/dihydrofolate synthase, with the translated sequence MYDPIRASDAVIARLRAHHPTLIDLTTGRVERLLAALGHPESRLPPVIHVAGTNGKGSTVAFMRAIAEAAGLRVHVITSPHLVRFAERIRLAGKLITDDQISDLITRIEAANEGQPISFFEFTTVLAFQAFAETPADLCLVEVGLGGRFDATNIFDAPAVSVITPVDYDHLEMLGPELSKIAWEKAGIIKAGRPVVVARQMEEGEAVILAEAESLNAPLSLMGRDFDAWEANGRLLVQLEDRLLDLPRPSLAGAHQFANAGLAVAAIAALNDPRIDDDAFATGVASAVWPARFQRLTAGPLADMARARGADVWLDGGHNPHAGVALAEAAGRLVARDPRPLVLISAMFARKDARGFFAPFAPLGPRVISTTFDSETAASAAEIDEAARAAGLQSEAAPNVTEALERALSVDGPAPHVLICGGLHFAGEVLAMSEETWPA
- the trxA gene encoding thioredoxin yields the protein MSTVATTDESFEKDVLQSSKPVLVDFWAEWCGPCKQIAPALEQISEELGEQVTVVKLNIEDSPSTPSRYGVRGIPTMMLFKDGQMASMKVGAMPKQKIVEWLNEAGI
- the addA gene encoding double-strand break repair helicase AddA, coding for MIRAPDAQSRAADPNISAFVTANAGSGKTKTLIDRVARLLLAGAEPETILCVTYTKAAAAEMQGRLYDLLGGWSVLEGKALAKALGNLEGRDEAAYDDGRLSKARALFARALETPGGLKIQTIHAFCEKLLRRFPLEAGVSPSFQVLDDSAAAAVAAAARRAVASHAMKGEGVLAEAYARFSVALDFQAFEDMFKAFEAQRGGLRRYFETTGDWGAVETHVWATCDLPDSGADLDETISAAMGRVNRRTLSDAADCLAVGTPTDIGRSKALRAILAAPDLSYDDLKALFFTEKGEGTPVKWVADVKALKASPPVHMALMHEQDQLEALREQVRAIEVATDTLYALALARAYLEAYRVEKELAGRLDFADLIEKAVELTANAPQAAWVLFKLDGGINHILVDEAQDTAPDQWRIIRALTEEFFSGEGRERSNDLARNMFVVGDEKQSIYSFQGAAPEILVQEFDHHRKRATGAGQAFERVDLLASWRSATRILNFVDAAFAAEDLAAAILPRRDEQGVLEPIRHEAVRTDEGCVDLWDLVEEAPSEEREAWTAPLDLESEQSANRRLAERIADEIVDLVKRGDQVLDKKSGKMRPAHFGDVLILVRRRKALFEDILRALKHRKAPVAGADRLALSEHILFDDLLALARFVLFPRDELTLAALLRSPFCDVSDQSLFNLAHGRSTRTETQNLWDRLVQRADEAPDWRSAVDFLQAAQQAASQRPFEFFARCLSLRDATGRTQRARLVRRLGSEAEDALEEFLAQVLAAEGRGLLDLESLAAALVSLDITVKREMEDQRQEVRVMTAHGAKGLEAPIVFLPETTLGATGKGSPLLQTEDGGFLWSRSKKQGCEASRAAHERRERKEAEEIYRLLYVGLTRARDRLVLCGRIGATGKKENIKGWWGALREGFAHSEVAPHVRRIEGETFGYSRFGPDPLQGASGVLVEASLGSQPDWASTAPAQEAFARYASPSDLGDGTIRPAASPLSGMAGLGRFRRGDLIHKLLQVLPDLPPESRAAAAGRLLDREPDLTDAQKAEMIGAALGVLNDDRFTDVFGPGSRPEVTLAGSGARLPEGLNISGRLDRLVVLPDRVLVVDFKTNRPSPDIIEDADPAYLRQMALYVGVLSEIFPDHRVEAALVWTDGPKLMPIPENLIAQTLARLGAEG
- the addB gene encoding double-strand break repair protein AddB, with product MSSPFTGSGWYSIPSHRPFVLDLAQGLHDALAHQGPEALSQAIVLTPTRRGARALADAFVTVSGGRAILPPQIRPLGDLDEGEAPFEPGDLAVDLPASIGGLRRRFELVGLVKRHEGALGRKLDAPTALEFADALGGFLDSLQIEEASATAGLADLVTADMAEHWRISREFLEMALESWPRRLAELGLMDISARRVALLHALAEKWDREPPQGVLVAAGSTGTAKATAALLRVIARAPQGAVVLPGLDHNLSEKAWTGVGEQHPQGAMKRLLTDAGLTRMDVLNWHGSSAELGLGHWRRRVINEALRPAEDTADWLKAIGDIRDQKEAAGIDPIAKGLAGLSLVCARTEDEAATVAALLLREALEVPGQTAALVSPDQALARRVSAKLARWGVSADSSAGLSLAGCPVGVLADLVVQTLIDPLDPVRLLAILKHPLVRLGLDAEALESAREQAERHGLRGARSAGWDQLTARLKTNMAKDRLDPAAPTNLLNRLCAVLPRAGDGDQTAAALARITAEALEALARGPDGSSDHLWSGLGGEALSRLLAGLMEESAALPAVTPRSFNELFRKLVAGETVRAGGASHPRLRILGAIEARLIRADRLIVAGLEEGVWPQGAPVDPFLSRPMRKTLGLPPPERRIGLAAHDFAQAACAPDVVLLHTERREGSPSIKSRWLWRLETLARGAGLTIAGRPDVLDWARGLDDPGKYEPASRPAPIPPVEARPRRMAVTRVEALTRDPYSVWARDILRLYPLERPDEAVDVRARGTAIHKAFEDFVRKYPSDLPVDAAARFEDFYIQALVDQGMPPDAMVREHALAQEMARWVEDFERRRRADGRAIHVELYGELSMPWPGGDFVLTAKSDRIEIDPEGLSHILDYKTGAPPSEKQVRTGFSPQLTLTAAILARGGFKDLGRPRPGELLYVKVTGRKPAGVEDARCEKEGPEAAADKALAGLADLIAQYDDPLRGYPSKTAPQFAKGYPGDYDHLARVFEWSTSGEESEE
- a CDS encoding mannose-1-phosphate guanylyltransferase, whose product is MTAIKTAMVLAAGIGSRMRPLTDDRPKALVTVGGKALIDHVLDRLAEAAVETAVVNIHHFADQMTEHLGKRTHPEIRIVDERAGLLDSGGGIRNALPLLGNEPFFVANIDSLWIDEGVPPLEAMKAAWDPAKMDLLVLLVAKGRGIGFEGPRGFFLEADGRIRHSADEARPAPFANVGFQIMKPQILDGSPDGAFSILPVWWRLQDEGRIFGVAMDAFWMHVGDPQAREAAEARLV
- a CDS encoding aminoglycoside phosphotransferase, producing the protein MEAGRNAALDRETQKAQFLTASGLDQARREVLSGDASTRRYERLHLESGASLIFMDQPPSAETAPCPPDANPKQREALGYNAMARLAAGRVDAFIAVAAWLRSQGLSAPDIIAHDAPAGLAVLEDLGDDLFATMIARGQVETPLYESAVSALARMHDATAPRLLTAAGDIAWPLLDYDEVALKTAGDLLPEWLPKLRPQIRLGLEAVMAWEEIWTPIRARAAAGASVFCHRDYHAENLIWLPDRRGASRAGLIDFQDAVRAHPAWDMSMLLHDARRDISPDLETWVLERYFQLRPRVDREAYLADFHALGALNISRILGIFARLVSRDGKPRYAQFMPRLWGYLDRCLADPDLAALKAWFDRHIPQDARQ
- a CDS encoding tRNA (adenosine(37)-N6)-threonylcarbamoyltransferase complex ATPase subunit type 1 TsaE encodes the protein MKLAADIFLANEVATTALGAALAAEIRAGEAICLNGPLGAGKSTLARALVRALTRPDEEVPSPTFTLIQTYDGPDFPIAHFDLYRLSDPDEAYEIGLDEALEDGVAIIEWPERLEGRLPADRLDIDITLEGDARRARLTPCGSWKERGLGS